One part of the Thiothrix nivea DSM 5205 genome encodes these proteins:
- the atpA gene encoding F0F1 ATP synthase subunit alpha, with the protein MQLNPTEISDLIKKRIGSFEAGAEARTEGTVVSVTDGIVRLHGLGDVMSGEMIEFSNGSYGLALNLERDSVGAVVLGDYKSITEGDTVKCTGRILEVPVGRGLLGRVVDSLGNPIDGKGPAENDGFSPVERIAPGVIERKSVDQPLQTGVKALDAMVPIGRGQRELIIGDRQTGKTAVAVDTIINQKGTGVKCIYVAVGQKASSIANVVRKLEEHGAMEYTTVVAAAAADPASMQYLAPYTGCTMGEYFRDRGEDALIIYDDLTKQAWAYRQVSLLLRRPPGREAYPGDVFYLHSRLLERAARVNAEYVEAFTNGEVKGKTGSLTALPIIETQAGDVSAFVPTNVISITDGQIFLETDLFNAGIRPAINAGLSVSRVGGAAQTKIIKKLGGGVRLALAQYRELAAFSQFASDLDEGTRKQLGRGQRVTELMKQAQFAPMTVAEMAFSLYAANEGYLDDVDAKKVVDFEAAMLSYLRSSQKDLLDKINEKGDYNDDIAAAMKSALDTFKSTNTW; encoded by the coding sequence ATGCAACTTAACCCAACTGAAATCAGTGATCTGATCAAGAAGCGCATTGGCAGCTTCGAAGCCGGCGCTGAAGCACGTACAGAGGGTACTGTTGTCTCCGTAACGGATGGTATCGTTCGCCTGCATGGTCTGGGCGACGTTATGTCCGGTGAGATGATCGAGTTCTCCAACGGGTCTTACGGCCTGGCTCTGAACCTTGAGCGTGATTCTGTCGGCGCGGTCGTACTCGGTGATTACAAATCCATCACTGAAGGTGATACCGTAAAATGTACTGGCCGTATCTTGGAAGTACCCGTTGGCCGTGGCCTGCTGGGGCGCGTAGTCGACTCTCTGGGTAACCCGATCGACGGTAAAGGTCCGGCTGAAAACGACGGTTTCTCTCCTGTTGAGCGTATTGCTCCGGGCGTAATCGAACGTAAATCGGTTGACCAGCCTCTGCAAACCGGTGTGAAAGCACTGGATGCGATGGTGCCAATCGGTCGTGGCCAACGCGAGCTGATCATCGGCGACCGTCAGACCGGTAAGACTGCGGTAGCGGTTGACACCATCATCAACCAGAAAGGCACTGGCGTAAAATGTATCTACGTTGCAGTCGGCCAGAAAGCGTCTTCCATCGCTAACGTGGTACGCAAGCTGGAAGAGCACGGCGCCATGGAATACACCACGGTTGTTGCCGCAGCAGCCGCTGATCCTGCTTCCATGCAGTATCTGGCTCCGTACACCGGCTGCACCATGGGTGAATACTTCCGTGACCGCGGTGAAGATGCGCTGATCATCTATGACGACCTGACCAAACAGGCATGGGCATACCGTCAGGTTTCCCTGCTGCTGCGTCGTCCACCAGGTCGTGAAGCTTATCCAGGTGACGTTTTCTATCTGCACTCCCGTTTGCTGGAGCGTGCTGCGCGTGTCAACGCCGAGTACGTTGAAGCTTTCACCAATGGCGAAGTGAAAGGTAAAACCGGCTCCCTGACCGCACTGCCGATCATCGAAACCCAGGCGGGTGACGTTTCCGCATTCGTTCCGACCAACGTAATCTCCATTACTGACGGCCAGATCTTCCTGGAAACCGACCTGTTCAACGCTGGTATCCGTCCTGCGATCAACGCTGGTTTGTCCGTATCCCGTGTAGGTGGTGCAGCACAAACCAAGATCATCAAGAAACTCGGCGGTGGTGTACGTCTGGCACTGGCTCAGTACCGTGAACTGGCAGCATTCTCCCAGTTTGCATCTGACCTCGACGAAGGTACCCGTAAGCAATTGGGCCGTGGTCAACGTGTAACTGAACTGATGAAACAGGCTCAGTTTGCACCGATGACTGTTGCTGAAATGGCATTCTCGCTGTACGCAGCCAACGAAGGCTATCTGGACGATGTAGACGCGAAGAAGGTTGTGGATTTTGAAGCAGCCATGCTGAGCTACCTGCGTTCTTCCCAGAAAGACCTGCTGGACAAGATCAACGAGAAAGGTGATTACAACGACGACATCGCTGCGGCGATGAAGTCAGCGCTTGATACCTTCAAGTCCACCAACACCTGGTAA
- a CDS encoding F0F1 ATP synthase subunit delta, whose translation MSELTTAARPYAKAVFEMAQEAGKLPEWSAQLAAMSAVVTAEGSSELLSHPRMTREQKADIFADIAGDAIDDGGRNLLKVLAENDRFALLPEMSTIFEKLKAEAEGAVEAEVVSAQELTDDQQQTLAAALQKRLGREVKLATRVDPALMGGAIIRAGDLVIDGSLQSRLKEMKAALAR comes from the coding sequence ATGTCTGAATTGACAACCGCCGCCCGTCCTTACGCAAAAGCTGTGTTTGAGATGGCGCAGGAAGCCGGCAAGCTGCCTGAATGGTCAGCGCAACTGGCAGCCATGTCTGCGGTCGTCACAGCGGAAGGTTCATCCGAGTTGCTGAGTCACCCGCGTATGACCCGGGAACAGAAAGCTGACATCTTCGCCGACATTGCAGGTGATGCAATCGACGATGGTGGCCGTAATCTGCTCAAGGTGCTGGCGGAGAATGACCGTTTCGCACTACTGCCTGAAATGTCTACCATCTTCGAGAAATTGAAGGCGGAAGCAGAAGGCGCAGTCGAAGCGGAAGTCGTTTCCGCACAGGAACTGACCGATGACCAGCAGCAAACCCTTGCTGCGGCGCTCCAGAAACGCTTGGGACGTGAAGTCAAACTGGCAACCCGCGTTGATCCAGCCCTGATGGGTGGTGCGATCATTCGTGCAGGAGACCTGGTAATTGACGGTTCGCTCCAGAGCAGGCTGAAAGAAATGAAGGCGGCGCTGGCTCGCTAA
- a CDS encoding F0F1 ATP synthase subunit B — MNVTATLIGQMIVFTVLIWFVKGVLWEPMLKVLEDRKARIADGLAAAEKGKHEEELARQKAVDELKHAKATAAEIIAQAQKRAGEIVDEAKNAAVEEQSRVKAAAQADIEQEVSRARETLRKQVASLAVSGAEKILGKEIDAAAHAKALDELAAQI, encoded by the coding sequence ATGAACGTAACTGCAACCCTGATAGGTCAGATGATCGTGTTCACGGTGCTGATCTGGTTCGTCAAGGGCGTGCTGTGGGAGCCAATGCTGAAAGTGCTGGAAGACCGTAAGGCGCGTATCGCTGATGGTCTGGCTGCTGCTGAAAAGGGCAAGCACGAAGAGGAGCTGGCTCGTCAAAAAGCCGTTGATGAACTGAAACATGCCAAGGCCACTGCCGCCGAAATCATTGCGCAAGCCCAAAAGCGTGCTGGTGAAATCGTCGACGAAGCCAAGAATGCTGCCGTTGAAGAGCAAAGCCGTGTCAAAGCGGCTGCCCAGGCAGATATTGAGCAGGAAGTATCCCGTGCCCGCGAAACCCTGCGCAAGCAGGTGGCGTCACTGGCTGTTTCCGGTGCTGAAAAAATTCTTGGCAAGGAAATCGATGCAGCTGCTCACGCAAAAGCATTGGACGAACTGGCCGCGCAAATCTGA
- the atpG gene encoding F0F1 ATP synthase subunit gamma, with the protein MASGKEIRGQIRSIQNTRKITKAMQMVAASKMRRAQDRMNASRPYADKMRQVVGHLAHGHLEYKHPYTQERETVKRVGYIIISTDRGLCGGLNVNLFKAAFQHMAQWKEQGVDIDICVLGNKAAAAFKRFGIVAQKTHMGDQPRIADMIGTIKVMLDAYDEGRIDRLFLIENEFVNSMTQKPSASQLIPIMPGNVDSIKHHWDYIYEPESKEVIDALMQRYVESLVYQAVVENVACEMSARMVAMKSASDNAGKLINELKLVYNKARQAAITQEISEIVSGAAAV; encoded by the coding sequence ATGGCAAGTGGTAAGGAAATACGCGGACAGATCAGGAGTATCCAGAATACTCGCAAGATCACCAAAGCGATGCAAATGGTCGCGGCATCCAAAATGCGCCGTGCGCAGGATCGGATGAACGCGAGCCGCCCATATGCCGACAAGATGCGTCAGGTGGTAGGTCACTTGGCGCATGGACATCTGGAATACAAGCATCCTTACACGCAGGAACGTGAAACAGTCAAACGTGTCGGCTACATCATCATTTCCACTGACCGTGGTTTGTGTGGTGGCCTCAACGTCAACCTGTTCAAGGCCGCTTTCCAGCACATGGCTCAATGGAAAGAGCAGGGTGTCGACATCGACATCTGTGTGCTGGGCAACAAGGCAGCTGCCGCGTTCAAGCGTTTCGGGATTGTGGCCCAGAAGACCCACATGGGCGACCAGCCACGCATTGCGGACATGATCGGTACGATCAAGGTAATGCTCGACGCCTACGACGAAGGCCGTATTGACCGTTTGTTCCTGATTGAAAACGAGTTCGTCAACAGCATGACGCAGAAGCCGAGCGCAAGCCAGCTGATTCCGATCATGCCGGGCAACGTAGACTCGATCAAGCATCATTGGGACTACATTTACGAGCCGGAATCCAAAGAGGTTATCGATGCGCTGATGCAGCGTTATGTCGAGTCCCTGGTATACCAGGCTGTTGTTGAAAACGTTGCCTGCGAAATGTCGGCACGTATGGTTGCGATGAAAAGCGCATCCGACAACGCAGGCAAGCTCATCAACGAGCTCAAGCTGGTGTACAACAAGGCTCGTCAGGCAGCGATCACGCAGGAAATCTCGGAAATCGTCAGCGGCGCAGCGGCGGTCTAA